A region from the Agarivorans sp. Alg241-V36 genome encodes:
- the flhF gene encoding flagellar biosynthesis protein FlhF, translating to MKRFFAKDMRTALAEVKETLGSDAVIMSNKKVTGGIEIVAAVEPSSAKQAAPKSDRELAEDSVNLSSMNAGATKKAPTKPHPSHDFDENASLKDNLTNFMHRHQKRQQENLQQSQQKQQQQRPRTVQAPRSLAQQQGWAQQGSLSSKPSNASMGGQAANPASANAGNEVGELKKEMAAMRKLLEHQVSGLMWQEVERQEPVRAMLIKQLQLVGFDEDMADQIAGYIPEELGVQEGWQHLRELLVNQLPVGQDEILLKGGAIALLGPTGVGKTTTIAKLAAQFAMRHGAESVAMITTDTYRIGAHEQLATYGKIMGCAVRVANDEEELSQLLYQFKDKKLVLIDTAGMSQRDLRLHEQLDKLVKNSRVNIRNYLVMSANAQCRVIEETVNQFQRIPLAGTILTKLDESLALGEVLNVTLRHALPISYVTHGQQVPEDIAVAAPTQLIEQALSVIDKQSQQHFWFSETEQQKVSDVF from the coding sequence ATGAAACGCTTTTTTGCAAAAGATATGCGAACAGCACTAGCCGAAGTGAAGGAAACACTAGGCAGCGATGCGGTTATCATGTCCAACAAAAAGGTGACCGGCGGCATAGAAATTGTTGCTGCGGTCGAACCTTCCAGTGCTAAACAAGCTGCGCCTAAAAGCGATAGAGAATTGGCTGAAGACAGCGTCAATTTGTCGTCTATGAATGCTGGTGCAACTAAAAAAGCGCCAACAAAACCGCATCCCAGTCATGATTTTGACGAAAATGCCAGTTTGAAAGATAACCTAACTAATTTTATGCATCGCCATCAAAAGCGTCAGCAAGAAAATTTGCAACAGTCTCAGCAAAAACAGCAACAGCAGCGACCTCGCACTGTTCAAGCTCCGCGCTCTTTAGCTCAACAACAAGGGTGGGCGCAGCAAGGCTCTCTATCCAGTAAACCAAGCAATGCGTCTATGGGCGGCCAAGCAGCTAACCCTGCTTCTGCCAACGCTGGTAACGAAGTTGGCGAGCTTAAAAAAGAAATGGCAGCGATGCGCAAATTACTTGAGCATCAAGTTTCCGGGTTAATGTGGCAGGAAGTAGAACGCCAAGAGCCGGTACGAGCGATGCTAATTAAACAGTTGCAGCTAGTTGGTTTTGATGAAGATATGGCAGACCAAATTGCCGGATATATTCCTGAAGAATTAGGTGTGCAAGAAGGTTGGCAGCACTTACGTGAGCTATTAGTGAATCAACTGCCAGTTGGCCAGGACGAAATTTTATTAAAGGGTGGGGCAATTGCCTTGCTTGGCCCAACGGGCGTAGGCAAAACTACCACCATCGCTAAATTGGCGGCGCAGTTTGCGATGCGCCATGGTGCCGAAAGTGTGGCGATGATTACTACCGATACCTACCGTATTGGCGCTCATGAACAACTTGCCACTTACGGCAAAATCATGGGCTGTGCAGTTCGCGTCGCCAACGATGAAGAAGAGCTTTCACAGTTGCTTTATCAGTTTAAAGACAAAAAATTAGTGCTTATTGATACCGCCGGTATGAGCCAACGAGATCTGCGCTTACACGAGCAGTTAGATAAGTTAGTAAAAAACAGCCGAGTGAATATTCGTAATTATTTGGTGATGTCGGCCAATGCGCAGTGTCGGGTGATTGAAGAAACTGTGAACCAATTTCAGCGAATTCCTTTAGCTGGTACCATACTTACCAAATTAGATGAAAGCTTGGCATTAGGCGAAGTGTTAAATGTAACCTTGCGCCATGCCTTACCAATAAGTTACGTTACTCACGGCCAACAAGTGCCTGAAGATATTGCGGTAGCTGCGCCTACCCAACTAATTGAACAAGCATTATCGGTTATCGATAAGCAAAGCCAGCAACATTTCTGGTTTAGTGAAACCGAACAACAAAAGGTTTCAGATGTATTCTAA
- a CDS encoding flagellar biosynthetic protein FliQ, producing MEPEVFVDVFRLALGQVMLLVSAAIIPSLLIGLVVAIFQAATSINEQTLSFLPRLLVTLASLIVAGHWFTGKLMELFFTMVDMIPQVVG from the coding sequence ATGGAACCGGAAGTCTTTGTTGATGTATTCCGCCTTGCCTTAGGCCAAGTTATGCTATTGGTGTCGGCTGCAATTATTCCTAGTTTATTGATAGGCCTAGTGGTCGCTATCTTTCAGGCCGCTACTTCAATTAACGAACAAACCTTAAGCTTTTTGCCCCGCCTATTGGTTACTCTTGCTTCTTTAATCGTAGCCGGCCATTGGTTTACCGGGAAACTAATGGAACTGTTTTTTACTATGGTGGACATGATTCCTCAGGTTGTTGGCTAA
- the flhB gene encoding flagellar biosynthesis protein FlhB, with protein MADDDQEKTEDPTGKKLEDARNKGQVARSKELGTAAVLISAALAIMAFGGMLAESMVKVFQTAFVMSREEVYDVNFMLKNLGIMGWLLFKPLIWIMGFITLAALIGNTLLGGMPFSWEAARPKASKMSPIQGFKRMLGLQAFVEFIKSIAKVVVIAGVVWFVLQWKFAEILTLSMQSIPGSIVNALDMLQWMLLALVCSLIIIVIIDVPYQIWNHNKQLKMSKQEVKDEHKNMEGSPEVKGRIRRLQMEMAARRMMADVPQADVVVTNPTHFSVALKYDSNGSGAPKVVAKGVDEVAMKIREIARHYEVPVMQAPALTRSLYHTTKLGHDIPEGLYVAVAQVLAFVFQLEQYRKGKGKRPKPVVDDLPIPDELRY; from the coding sequence ATGGCAGACGACGATCAAGAAAAAACCGAAGACCCCACGGGGAAAAAACTCGAAGACGCCCGTAATAAAGGGCAAGTAGCCCGTTCTAAAGAGTTAGGCACCGCTGCAGTGCTGATAAGTGCAGCCTTAGCCATCATGGCATTTGGCGGAATGCTGGCTGAATCGATGGTTAAGGTTTTCCAAACGGCGTTTGTAATGAGTCGAGAAGAAGTATATGACGTAAATTTCATGCTAAAAAATTTAGGCATTATGGGGTGGCTATTGTTTAAACCACTTATTTGGATAATGGGGTTTATTACTTTAGCTGCGCTTATTGGCAATACCTTATTAGGGGGTATGCCGTTTAGTTGGGAGGCTGCAAGACCAAAGGCCAGTAAAATGTCACCCATTCAAGGCTTCAAGCGGATGCTAGGCCTTCAAGCTTTTGTTGAGTTTATTAAAAGCATTGCCAAAGTGGTGGTTATTGCTGGGGTAGTGTGGTTTGTACTCCAATGGAAGTTTGCTGAGATTCTAACGTTGAGCATGCAGTCTATTCCGGGCTCCATTGTTAATGCTTTGGATATGCTGCAATGGATGTTGTTAGCCTTAGTTTGTAGCTTAATTATTATTGTGATTATTGATGTGCCTTATCAAATTTGGAATCACAACAAACAGCTTAAAATGTCTAAACAGGAAGTAAAAGACGAGCACAAAAACATGGAGGGTAGCCCAGAAGTTAAAGGGCGTATTCGACGTTTACAAATGGAAATGGCAGCCCGCAGGATGATGGCCGACGTGCCGCAGGCTGACGTTGTAGTTACCAACCCGACACACTTTTCTGTCGCGCTAAAATACGACAGTAACGGCAGTGGGGCGCCAAAAGTAGTGGCTAAAGGGGTAGATGAAGTCGCCATGAAAATTCGCGAAATTGCGCGTCACTACGAAGTTCCCGTAATGCAAGCTCCTGCATTAACTCGTTCCTTATATCACACCACTAAGCTTGGCCACGATATTCCAGAGGGTTTGTACGTTGCAGTGGCGCAAGTACTTGCCTTTGTTTTCCAGCTTGAGCAATACCGCAAAGGAAAAGGCAAGCGTCCTAAACCAGTTGTTGATGATCTTCCTATTCCAGATGAACTGAGATATTAA
- the cheY gene encoding chemotaxis response regulator CheY has translation MDKNMKILVVDDFSTMRRIIKNLLRDLGFNNTHEADDGNTALPMLKGGDFEFVVTDWNMPGMEGIDLLKNIRADESLSHLPVLMVTAEAKREQIIEAAQAGVNGYIVKPFTAATLKEKLDKIFERLQ, from the coding sequence TTGGATAAAAATATGAAAATTCTGGTTGTTGATGATTTTTCAACGATGAGAAGGATTATTAAAAACCTACTTAGAGATCTTGGTTTCAACAATACGCATGAAGCCGATGACGGAAACACCGCATTGCCTATGCTTAAAGGCGGCGATTTCGAATTTGTAGTAACCGATTGGAACATGCCAGGAATGGAAGGCATTGACCTATTGAAGAATATTCGTGCCGACGAAAGTTTGTCTCACTTACCTGTTTTAATGGTAACTGCCGAAGCAAAACGTGAACAGATCATCGAAGCTGCTCAAGCCGGCGTAAATGGATATATTGTTAAACCTTTCACTGCAGCCACGCTAAAAGAGAAGCTAGATAAGATTTTCGAAAGACTACAATAA
- a CDS encoding protein phosphatase CheZ yields MSTETPIISLADAKSLVALLEEGNVAEANQLVSELCAPKANLLFDKVGQLTRQLHDSLNEFKLDIRINELANQEIPDAKERLNYVIEMTDQAANKTMDAVESGLPIADQLTNEINNIMPIWQSLMERRIEIGQFKALCHQIDIFLNSSSANADKLRSMLTEILMAQDFQDLTGQMIRKVITLVQEVEESLVEMLTLFGNENAEVAESKKETKSAIEAEGPILNKEQRDDVVNDQDDVDDLLSSLGF; encoded by the coding sequence GTGAGCACAGAGACTCCGATTATTTCATTAGCCGATGCCAAATCTTTGGTTGCGCTACTTGAAGAAGGAAATGTCGCCGAGGCGAATCAACTTGTTAGTGAGCTTTGTGCTCCAAAAGCTAACCTGCTATTTGATAAGGTTGGGCAGCTCACTCGTCAGCTTCATGACTCTTTAAACGAATTTAAACTCGATATTCGAATTAACGAGTTAGCTAATCAAGAAATACCAGACGCTAAAGAACGGTTGAACTATGTAATAGAGATGACCGATCAAGCGGCCAATAAAACCATGGACGCTGTAGAGTCTGGCCTTCCGATTGCCGATCAATTAACTAACGAAATCAACAATATCATGCCCATATGGCAAAGTTTGATGGAACGAAGAATTGAAATCGGTCAATTTAAGGCGCTATGTCACCAAATCGATATTTTCCTTAATAGTTCTTCAGCAAATGCCGATAAACTACGTAGCATGTTAACCGAAATATTGATGGCTCAAGATTTCCAAGATTTAACCGGTCAGATGATTCGAAAGGTAATTACCTTGGTTCAAGAGGTAGAAGAAAGTCTGGTAGAAATGCTTACCTTGTTTGGAAATGAAAACGCCGAAGTAGCAGAAAGTAAAAAAGAGACTAAATCTGCTATTGAAGCCGAAGGGCCAATATTAAATAAAGAGCAAAGGGATGACGTTGTTAACGATCAAGATGACGTTGATGACTTGTTGTCTAGTTTAGGATTTTAA
- a CDS encoding RNA polymerase sigma factor FliA, with the protein MNKVAAYASANDTNVLVERHANLVKRIAHHLMARLPASVIVDDLIQSGMIGLIEAARNFDGSKGASFETYAGIRIRGSMLDEIRRGDWVPRSVHKNSRAISDAIAAVEKEKNGDAKDAEVAAKLGVSLSEYHSMLSDVNCGRILGIDDLGVSEDVISSEESRELNRPFEGFANQRFQQSLAECIKGLPEREALVLSLYYDEELNLKEIGEVLSVSESRVSQIHSQALARVKTRMRDWTQ; encoded by the coding sequence GTGAATAAAGTTGCCGCTTATGCCAGCGCTAATGACACTAATGTTTTGGTGGAGCGCCATGCAAACTTGGTTAAACGGATAGCCCATCACCTAATGGCTAGGCTTCCGGCTAGCGTAATTGTTGATGACCTAATTCAATCAGGAATGATTGGTTTAATCGAAGCCGCGCGGAATTTTGATGGCTCTAAAGGGGCTAGCTTCGAAACCTACGCTGGTATTCGTATTCGTGGCTCTATGCTGGACGAAATTCGTCGCGGCGATTGGGTTCCGCGCTCGGTGCACAAAAACAGCCGTGCAATCAGTGATGCAATCGCCGCAGTTGAGAAAGAAAAAAATGGCGATGCAAAAGATGCTGAGGTTGCAGCTAAACTTGGGGTTAGCTTGAGTGAATACCATTCAATGCTGTCTGATGTAAATTGCGGACGCATTTTAGGTATCGACGATCTAGGCGTGAGTGAAGATGTCATTTCAAGTGAGGAAAGCCGAGAGCTAAATCGACCGTTTGAAGGTTTTGCTAATCAGCGCTTTCAACAATCTCTTGCCGAGTGTATTAAAGGCCTTCCTGAGAGAGAGGCACTGGTTTTATCCCTCTATTATGATGAAGAACTTAACCTAAAAGAGATTGGCGAAGTATTGAGCGTAAGCGAGTCCCGAGTCAGTCAAATTCATAGTCAAGCGCTTGCTCGAGTTAAAACTCGAATGCGAGATTGGACACAATAG
- a CDS encoding MinD/ParA family protein, whose product MYSKDNEFDQASGLRMMQQKNNVKVIAVTGGKGGVGKTNVTLNMGIAMAAQGKRVMVLDADLGLANVDVLLGLRVTKNLSHVLSGECTLDEVLVKGPNGILIAPATSGTQSMVELSPAEHAGLIRAFSSMKTPIDVLLVDTAAGISDMVLSFAKASQDILVVVCDEPTSITDAYALIKLLSNQHGVYKFKVVANMVRSLREGQELFAKLTRVTDRFLDATLELVSCIPYDNNVRLAVRKQRVVVEAYPKSPASLAFRSLASKASTWPIPEQAGGHLEFFIENLLEFGQRKNREQLSE is encoded by the coding sequence ATGTATTCTAAAGACAATGAATTTGACCAAGCTAGCGGCTTAAGAATGATGCAACAAAAAAACAATGTGAAAGTCATCGCAGTAACTGGCGGCAAAGGGGGCGTAGGCAAAACTAACGTTACTCTTAATATGGGCATAGCCATGGCTGCACAAGGTAAGCGCGTAATGGTGCTGGATGCCGACTTAGGCCTAGCAAACGTAGACGTGCTGCTTGGTTTACGTGTAACCAAAAACCTCTCTCATGTTTTGTCGGGTGAATGCACCTTAGATGAAGTATTAGTCAAAGGGCCCAATGGGATTCTAATTGCACCGGCGACTTCTGGCACTCAATCAATGGTGGAGCTCAGTCCTGCCGAACACGCGGGGCTTATTCGTGCTTTTAGCAGCATGAAAACACCTATTGATGTGTTGCTAGTTGATACCGCAGCGGGTATCTCAGACATGGTGCTAAGCTTTGCCAAAGCCTCTCAAGACATTCTGGTAGTGGTTTGTGATGAGCCTACTTCTATTACCGATGCTTACGCGCTAATAAAGCTGCTTTCCAATCAGCATGGTGTATATAAATTTAAAGTAGTCGCAAACATGGTGCGCAGCTTACGCGAAGGCCAAGAATTGTTTGCTAAGCTTACCCGAGTTACCGATCGCTTCTTGGATGCTACACTCGAACTAGTATCTTGTATTCCTTATGACAATAATGTGCGGTTAGCCGTGAGAAAGCAGCGAGTAGTGGTAGAGGCCTATCCTAAGTCTCCTGCTTCTTTAGCGTTTCGCTCATTAGCAAGTAAAGCTTCTACTTGGCCTATTCCTGAACAAGCAGGTGGGCATTTAGAATTTTTCATCGAGAACCTTCTCGAGTTTGGACAACGTAAAAATAGAGAACAGCTTAGTGAATAA
- the fliP gene encoding flagellar type III secretion system pore protein FliP (The bacterial flagellar biogenesis protein FliP forms a type III secretion system (T3SS)-type pore required for flagellar assembly.) has product MKSKLFILLSLLLGVVAPSFAQEGILPAITMTTNPEGGQEYSVTLQVLALMTALSFLPALVIMMTSFTRIVVVMSILRQAMGLQQSPSNQVIIGIALFLTFFIMSPVIDEVNTQAVQPYLSEDLTSMQAFERAKEPLKEFMLAQTRLTDLETFVKIAKVEVGSPEEVPFNVLIPAFITSELKTAFQIGFMLFIPFLVIDLVVASILMAMGMMMLSPMIVSLPFKLMLFVLVDGWSLVMGTLANSFGV; this is encoded by the coding sequence ATGAAAAGTAAGCTGTTTATTTTGCTAAGTTTGTTGCTTGGTGTTGTGGCACCAAGTTTTGCTCAAGAAGGTATTTTACCGGCTATCACCATGACGACCAACCCTGAAGGTGGGCAAGAGTATTCGGTTACCTTGCAAGTCTTGGCCTTGATGACGGCGCTGTCATTTTTGCCTGCATTAGTGATTATGATGACATCATTTACCCGCATCGTGGTGGTGATGTCTATCTTAAGGCAAGCCATGGGCTTGCAACAAAGCCCATCAAATCAAGTGATTATCGGTATTGCCTTATTCCTTACCTTTTTCATTATGTCGCCGGTGATCGATGAAGTGAACACTCAAGCTGTACAGCCTTACTTGAGTGAAGACCTTACTTCGATGCAGGCCTTCGAAAGAGCCAAAGAGCCACTTAAAGAATTTATGTTGGCGCAAACCCGGCTAACGGATTTGGAAACCTTTGTTAAAATTGCCAAAGTGGAAGTAGGCTCGCCAGAAGAAGTTCCTTTCAACGTGCTTATTCCTGCCTTTATTACGTCTGAGCTGAAAACCGCTTTTCAAATTGGCTTTATGTTGTTCATTCCTTTTTTGGTTATTGACTTAGTGGTTGCTAGTATCTTGATGGCAATGGGTATGATGATGTTGTCACCAATGATTGTATCTTTACCATTTAAGCTAATGCTATTTGTATTAGTGGATGGTTGGAGCTTGGTGATGGGCACACTTGCAAACAGTTTTGGCGTATAG
- the flhA gene encoding flagellar biosynthesis protein FlhA: MEIINRLTSFKLQDLKKVDVNVIKGFGTPMVVLATLGMVVLPMAAWLLDILFAFNISLALVVLLVAVYTKRPLDFAVFPTVLLIATLLRLALNVASTRVVLLEGHNGGNAAGNVIEAFGSVVIGGNYAVGLVVFLILMIINFVVVTKGAGRIAEVSARFTLDAMPGKQMAIDADLNAGIIDQEQARERRADVTNEADFYGSMDGASKFVKGDAIAGILILFINILGGFIIGVAQHDLSFAQAAEVYTLLTIGDGLVAQIPSLLLSIAAALVVTRQNTEADMGEQVSMQMFKDPRVMIICGSILFIMGIVPGMPHLAFLSCAAVCLGAAWMRHKGDAKKAADTALQPATSSSSVSSEPKELGWDDVQPVDVIGLEVGYRLIPLVDKSQGGELLARIKGVRKKLSQDLGFLVPAVHIRDNLDLGPNQYRITLMGVTYGESEVFHDREMAINPGQVFGKIEGQPTTDPAFGLEAAWVATEQREHAQTLGYTVVDSATVVATHLSQLLTNNASSLLGHEEVQNLLDMLGGNLPKLVEGLVPDTMTLSTVVKVLQNLLNEGVPIRDVRSIVQTLVEYGPKSQDPDILTAACRISLKRLIVQELIGSEAELPVITLSPDLEQILHQSMQAAGNDGAGMEPGLAEKLQVSLTEACQNQEMAGQPAILLTSGILRSSMSRFVKTAMPALRVLSYQEVPEDKQIRIVSSVGQ, translated from the coding sequence ATGGAAATCATCAATCGCCTCACCAGCTTTAAGCTTCAAGATCTAAAAAAAGTTGATGTCAACGTTATAAAGGGCTTTGGCACACCTATGGTAGTGCTAGCCACTTTAGGCATGGTGGTATTGCCAATGGCCGCGTGGCTATTGGATATTCTGTTTGCTTTCAATATCTCGCTTGCTTTGGTGGTGTTGTTGGTTGCTGTTTATACCAAGCGCCCGCTGGATTTCGCGGTATTTCCTACCGTGTTGCTAATTGCTACCTTATTACGCTTAGCCTTGAATGTTGCTTCTACTCGAGTTGTTTTGTTAGAGGGACATAATGGTGGAAATGCTGCCGGTAACGTGATTGAAGCGTTTGGTTCGGTGGTTATTGGCGGTAACTATGCAGTAGGCTTAGTGGTATTCCTGATTTTGATGATTATCAACTTTGTTGTGGTAACAAAGGGTGCTGGCCGTATTGCTGAAGTAAGTGCCCGCTTTACCTTGGATGCTATGCCAGGTAAGCAAATGGCGATTGATGCAGATTTAAATGCAGGCATTATCGACCAAGAACAAGCCCGGGAGCGCCGCGCCGACGTAACCAATGAAGCTGACTTTTACGGTTCAATGGACGGTGCCAGTAAGTTCGTAAAAGGTGATGCCATCGCCGGTATTTTGATTCTATTTATCAATATCTTGGGTGGATTCATTATTGGTGTAGCGCAGCATGACCTAAGCTTCGCTCAAGCCGCAGAGGTATACACCTTATTAACTATTGGTGATGGCTTGGTTGCGCAGATACCGTCTTTACTATTGTCTATTGCTGCAGCCTTGGTGGTGACTCGCCAAAATACCGAAGCGGATATGGGCGAGCAAGTGAGCATGCAAATGTTCAAAGATCCACGAGTGATGATTATTTGTGGATCGATTCTGTTCATTATGGGCATCGTTCCAGGCATGCCGCATTTAGCCTTTTTGAGCTGTGCTGCGGTATGTTTAGGTGCAGCGTGGATGCGACATAAAGGGGATGCTAAAAAAGCCGCCGACACCGCATTACAACCTGCGACTAGTAGTTCTAGTGTAAGTAGCGAGCCAAAAGAATTAGGTTGGGATGATGTTCAACCAGTTGATGTGATTGGGCTTGAAGTTGGCTATCGCTTAATTCCGCTGGTCGATAAATCTCAAGGCGGCGAATTATTGGCGCGTATTAAAGGCGTGCGCAAGAAGCTATCTCAAGATTTAGGTTTCTTAGTGCCTGCGGTGCATATTCGAGACAACCTAGACTTAGGGCCTAACCAGTATCGGATAACCTTAATGGGCGTGACTTACGGTGAGTCGGAAGTGTTCCACGACCGCGAAATGGCGATTAACCCAGGTCAGGTATTTGGTAAAATTGAAGGCCAACCAACTACCGATCCAGCCTTTGGTTTAGAAGCCGCTTGGGTGGCTACCGAGCAGCGCGAGCATGCGCAAACCCTCGGCTATACGGTTGTTGATTCCGCCACGGTTGTTGCTACCCACTTAAGTCAGCTTCTTACTAATAATGCCTCAAGCCTACTGGGTCACGAAGAAGTTCAAAACCTATTGGATATGCTAGGCGGTAATCTACCGAAACTGGTTGAAGGCTTAGTACCAGATACAATGACCCTGTCTACAGTGGTTAAGGTACTGCAAAATCTACTCAATGAAGGCGTGCCTATTCGTGATGTACGCAGTATTGTTCAAACCTTGGTTGAATATGGGCCTAAGAGCCAAGACCCCGATATTCTTACCGCCGCTTGTCGTATTTCTTTAAAACGTTTGATCGTTCAAGAGTTGATTGGCAGCGAAGCAGAACTACCGGTAATTACCTTGTCTCCAGACTTGGAGCAGATATTGCATCAGTCTATGCAAGCGGCAGGAAACGATGGCGCAGGTATGGAGCCAGGTTTGGCAGAGAAACTCCAAGTATCGTTAACGGAGGCATGTCAAAACCAAGAAATGGCTGGCCAACCCGCTATCTTATTAACCTCGGGCATATTGCGTTCAAGCATGTCTCGATTTGTTAAAACAGCAATGCCTGCATTAAGGGTTCTGTCTTACCAAGAAGTGCCAGAAGATAAACAAATACGAATTGTGAGTTCAGTAGGGCAGTAG
- the fliR gene encoding flagellar biosynthetic protein FliR, with product MEFPANVVIAWIGQYLWALTRVAAMLMVLASFGGKSVPTRVRLLLALAITFALVPVLPEVTGIEVFSFQAIIVILQQVLIGAAIGFISQLLMQTFVVGGQIIAMQTSLGFASMVDPNNGQSTPVVGQFYLLLATLLFLAIDGHLQLITLIAMSFETIPVGMSGLSSLDYQLLAGWYSQLFLAALALSISSVVAMLLVNFSFGIMTRAAPQLNIFSIGFAVSMLFGLFILWLTIGGFLAHFERQWEVGRSLACDMLLIGC from the coding sequence ATGGAGTTCCCCGCCAATGTGGTTATAGCTTGGATTGGCCAATATTTATGGGCTTTAACCCGAGTTGCGGCCATGCTAATGGTGTTGGCGAGTTTTGGTGGTAAATCAGTTCCAACGCGAGTGAGATTGTTACTAGCCTTAGCCATCACTTTTGCATTAGTGCCTGTTTTGCCGGAAGTAACTGGAATAGAAGTTTTCTCTTTCCAAGCCATTATCGTTATTTTACAGCAGGTACTAATTGGCGCTGCCATTGGGTTTATTTCTCAACTGTTGATGCAAACCTTTGTGGTCGGCGGACAAATTATTGCGATGCAAACCAGCTTAGGTTTCGCGTCTATGGTCGATCCAAATAACGGGCAAAGTACTCCGGTTGTTGGTCAATTTTATTTACTCTTAGCAACCTTATTGTTCCTGGCCATCGACGGTCATCTACAGTTAATTACCTTAATTGCCATGAGCTTTGAAACTATTCCAGTGGGGATGAGCGGCTTAAGCAGTTTAGATTATCAATTGTTAGCGGGTTGGTATTCGCAACTATTTTTGGCAGCGCTAGCGCTATCTATATCCTCTGTAGTTGCAATGTTACTGGTAAACTTTTCTTTCGGTATTATGACGCGAGCAGCACCACAGCTGAATATTTTTAGTATTGGTTTTGCAGTAAGCATGCTATTTGGTTTATTCATTCTTTGGCTCACCATTGGTGGATTTTTGGCACACTTTGAACGTCAATGGGAGGTTGGCCGCAGCTTGGCATGTGACATGCTGCTAATTGGTTGTTAA